In Zingiber officinale cultivar Zhangliang chromosome 3A, Zo_v1.1, whole genome shotgun sequence, the DNA window TAAAATTCATCTTCACTGGATGGAAAAAAATAGTAAATCCAGTTAATCCTAAAGTGATCAATCTAatcctataaaatttttttactaatCATTAGGATAGATAAAAAAATACTTACGTTGGACGACTTAAAAATTCAACATTTTTTAATTACATAtcccatttagagaaaaaaaattttataaattcattATAACTGGGATCGAATCACACGGATATATAGTGTAATTTAATAAACTTGACAATCTCCACTTTTATATAATATACATAGTGTAACGTAAatacttaatttaataaatatagtTACTTGTTCTTAATTACTTTCTATTAATCACACAGTTATTCTGAATTTTGATATTGCATTTTCATATcaattaaaacataaaaatttagaaaatgacttattatttttcaaataaatcatCCCATATTCACTCctatatttttctttcatattaaaTTTTATGAGTAcacttgaaaaaataattttaaatttattagtccAACATATACATATTTACATAAAAACCaaattaaaacattttttaatattctaaTATATATCTAAACTATATTATATTTTTTGAAACTATTTTAGTAATTTTCAATGTTCAATTTAtgacacattgtagcaactatatttaaaattaatctattttaattaaaatatagacATTCAAAATTTCTTAGATCAGTTCAAtatttaaaaacaaataaaaaatctaaaatttaaagtatATTACTCTgactttaatttaaattaaaattaaaaatatttttcaaaatttatgaacttcattataattttaattcaacTTGTTTATTAGAATTTAATCAAACGTGGTTAATGTTGATATTAGTGGCCGGGTTGGGACGGCGGCGGTGGCGGCGCCACAATAAATTGAGGATGGTCGATGTCTGTGGCGGCGGTATGCCTCCGTAATAGGAAAATGAAGCCCCTACGACCGTCGTGCATGTCCGCTCTCCGCCTCTGGAGGCATATTCATGTCCCCTCCGGCAGGTGCCTCCGCCGTCGCCTCTCCGACCTTGCTCACTCCTCGCCTCTCTGCCTGGCCTTCGACGACCGGCTTCAAGCCATGCCTCTATTGCACCTGGAGCAAAGCGTAGACCGCCGAACCAACTACACTATCACCTTGCTCAGTCGCCAGGGAAGGATGTTCGATGCTCGCCAACTGTTCGACAAAACACCCCACAAGGACGTCATCTCCTGGACCTCAATCATCTCCGGCTACATAAGGTGCGGGATGCTCCACGAGGCAAGGGCGCTCTTCGACCGTGCGGACGCACAGAAGAACGTAGTCACCTGGACCGCCATGCTATCCGGCTACGCTCGGTCGAAGCTTATCAGGGAAGCTGAGGAGCTCTTTGAACGCATGCCCGAGAAGAATTGTATTTCTTGGAACACCATGCTCGCCTGCTACGCTGAGAACGGCCAGCTCGATGAGGCCTTCCATCTGTTCACGAGAATGCCGGATCGGAATGTCGTGTCCTGGAACACGATCATGATTGCTATGACTCAATCTGGTCGCTTAGATGAAGCATATCGGCTGTTTGACGAAATGCCCGCGAGGGATGTGATATCGTGGACTTCAATGGTTGCAGCCTTATCGCACAATGGGAGGGTTGATGAAGCTCGAGTTCTGTTTGATAGAATGCCGGAGAGAAATGTGGTTTCCTGGAATGCGATGATATCAGGTTATGTCCAAAATCTAGGACTCGATCAAGCTCTGGAGCTGTTTGTAAAGATGCCTGAGAGGGACATAGTTTCTTGGAATACCATGATTACCGGATTTATAAAGAATAAAGATTTGAGCAGGGCACGAGGTTTATTCGAGGAGATGGAAGAGAAGAATGTGGTCACTTGGACTGCCATGATCACAGGATGCGTCGAAGATCAACAGAATGAGATGGCATTAAAGATGTTCTTAGAGATGCTAACGGCCGGTGTCAAGCCAAACCAAGCAACATTTGTCAATGTTTTGGCTGCAGCAAGCAATTTAGCAGCATTTGCCGAAGGACAGCAAATCCATCAGATTGTTAGCAAAACCATTTCCCAGTTTGATCCTTCTGTTAATTCTGCTCTCATGAGTGTGTACTCCAAGTGCGGTGAGATTGCTATTGCTAGAAAATTGTTTGAGCTGCTGGGTCAAAAGGATTTGGTATGTTGGAACGGAATGATTGCGGCATATGCCCATCATGGGAATGGCCAAGAAGCACTGAACCTTTTCAGAAATATGCACCTGCATGGATTCAAGCCTAACGATGTTACCTATGTGGGATTGCTCTCAGCATGTAGCCACTCTGGTTTGTTTGATGAGGGGCTTAATCTTTTCAAGTGCATGATGAATGATCCATCAATTGAGGTGCGAGAAGATCATTATGCTTCCTTAGTCGACCTATGTGGTCGAGCAGGGCGACTTAAGGAAGCTTCGAGTTTCATCAA includes these proteins:
- the LOC122050943 gene encoding pentatricopeptide repeat-containing protein At2g35030, mitochondrial-like is translated as MSVAAVCLRNRKMKPLRPSCMSALRLWRHIHVPSGRCLRRRLSDLAHSSPLCLAFDDRLQAMPLLHLEQSVDRRTNYTITLLSRQGRMFDARQLFDKTPHKDVISWTSIISGYIRCGMLHEARALFDRADAQKNVVTWTAMLSGYARSKLIREAEELFERMPEKNCISWNTMLACYAENGQLDEAFHLFTRMPDRNVVSWNTIMIAMTQSGRLDEAYRLFDEMPARDVISWTSMVAALSHNGRVDEARVLFDRMPERNVVSWNAMISGYVQNLGLDQALELFVKMPERDIVSWNTMITGFIKNKDLSRARGLFEEMEEKNVVTWTAMITGCVEDQQNEMALKMFLEMLTAGVKPNQATFVNVLAAASNLAAFAEGQQIHQIVSKTISQFDPSVNSALMSVYSKCGEIAIARKLFELLGQKDLVCWNGMIAAYAHHGNGQEALNLFRNMHLHGFKPNDVTYVGLLSACSHSGLFDEGLNLFKCMMNDPSIEVREDHYASLVDLCGRAGRLKEASSFIKGLNISPSSPSVWGALLGGCNVHGDVKIGNLAAKKLMEAEPNNAGSYMLLSNIYASKGRWNEAAKIRLRMKDKGLKKQPGCSWIEVGNRVHVFMVRDKSHSESKKINALLHDLHNKMRQKKGYVNALDLISVEDETNICSSSQKDKCDSE